In the genome of Synergistales bacterium, one region contains:
- a CDS encoding EAL domain-containing protein: MPYEEYAGLSDPVLVIATDFTVLYVNPSWEALTGFDRREVQGATPPYPWRIDGSGPATAEDIEQEILQCEWQAEVPIRRKDGTQLWIRILPALIREEGRSPYVVSRWRDITPEKSTEQNLLAKAWEMQRLLDTADAQLFSLRDSRHYGFANKEHAAFLGRSPEELQGRDLYDIFLPREADVCVAGNRQVMETGRPLWSDEWVTNGKGERRLLSVRKSPGFDSNGNVAYLVCAAADVTEQRLSWQEELRHREEALESMANYDQLTGLPNGRSFAQTLQRLSRRVGQGNGHDALFAIDIDNIKTINSALGHDLGDRLIKAIAYRLQDAVREGDTLARIGGDNFMLLARNLASAQDAEEMGTRLCEAVSRSPFTIGDQSLHQQISVGYSVSPDDTASLPELERRAHTALLEAKGKPDTVHLHRYTTVQDTVTSRFSLEQDLYKALQEREFALHYQPHVDLDSCRVIGAEALLRWQHPKYGFIPPDHFIPILEETGHINTVGARVLQSACRQIRQWQNQQNPRLLVTINSSVQELYNPQFVPTLTAALEECGALSSSLGVEITETIAMHDLESVKKVLAQLKELGVTILIDDFGTGYSSLNILHRIPADIVKIDRSFISTLEEDANSRTMVRALLGMCRQLGKKSLAEGIETPGQLQMLRDYGCHYGQGYYFAKPAPAAELFTPERVRQGFCP; encoded by the coding sequence ATGCCCTATGAAGAATACGCCGGTCTTTCCGATCCAGTGCTGGTTATCGCCACCGACTTCACCGTGCTCTACGTCAACCCCTCCTGGGAAGCGCTGACGGGTTTCGACCGCCGCGAGGTGCAGGGAGCCACGCCTCCCTATCCCTGGCGGATCGACGGATCCGGACCGGCAACGGCGGAGGATATCGAGCAGGAGATCCTCCAGTGCGAATGGCAGGCCGAAGTCCCCATCCGCCGCAAGGACGGGACCCAACTGTGGATACGCATCCTCCCCGCCCTGATCAGGGAAGAGGGCCGCTCCCCCTATGTCGTCTCCCGATGGCGGGACATCACCCCCGAGAAGAGCACGGAACAGAACCTGCTCGCCAAGGCCTGGGAGATGCAGCGGCTCCTGGACACGGCGGATGCCCAGCTCTTCTCCCTCCGCGACAGCCGGCACTACGGCTTTGCCAACAAGGAGCACGCCGCATTTCTGGGGCGCTCACCGGAAGAACTCCAGGGCAGGGACCTCTACGATATCTTTCTCCCCAGGGAAGCGGACGTCTGTGTCGCCGGCAACCGCCAGGTGATGGAGACAGGCCGCCCCCTGTGGAGCGACGAGTGGGTCACCAACGGAAAGGGCGAGCGCCGCCTGCTCTCTGTACGCAAATCACCGGGCTTCGACAGCAACGGGAACGTGGCCTACCTGGTCTGCGCGGCCGCGGATGTGACCGAGCAGAGGTTGTCCTGGCAGGAGGAACTGCGGCACCGCGAGGAAGCCCTGGAGAGCATGGCCAATTACGATCAGCTCACAGGCCTGCCCAACGGACGCTCCTTCGCCCAGACCCTCCAGCGCCTCTCCCGCCGGGTGGGACAGGGCAACGGCCACGATGCGCTCTTCGCGATCGACATCGACAACATCAAAACCATCAACAGCGCTCTGGGCCACGACCTGGGCGACCGGCTGATCAAGGCCATCGCCTACCGGCTGCAGGATGCGGTGCGGGAAGGCGACACCCTGGCCAGGATCGGCGGAGACAACTTCATGCTCCTGGCCCGGAATCTGGCCAGCGCCCAGGATGCCGAAGAGATGGGGACCCGTCTCTGTGAAGCGGTGTCCCGCAGCCCCTTCACCATAGGCGACCAGAGTCTCCATCAGCAGATCAGCGTGGGCTACAGCGTCTCCCCCGACGACACCGCCTCCCTCCCGGAACTGGAGCGGCGGGCCCACACGGCGCTTCTGGAAGCCAAGGGGAAACCCGATACGGTCCACCTCCACCGCTACACCACCGTCCAGGACACCGTCACCTCGCGCTTCTCCCTGGAACAGGACCTCTACAAGGCGCTCCAGGAGCGGGAATTCGCCCTGCACTACCAGCCCCATGTGGATCTGGACAGCTGCCGGGTGATCGGCGCGGAGGCTCTGCTGCGCTGGCAGCACCCCAAGTACGGCTTCATCCCTCCGGATCATTTTATCCCCATTCTGGAGGAGACGGGGCACATCAACACCGTAGGCGCACGGGTGCTGCAGAGTGCCTGCCGGCAGATCCGGCAGTGGCAGAACCAGCAGAACCCCCGTCTGCTGGTCACCATCAACAGCTCTGTCCAGGAGCTCTACAACCCCCAGTTCGTCCCCACCCTCACCGCAGCCCTGGAAGAGTGCGGCGCCCTCTCCTCCTCTCTCGGCGTGGAGATCACCGAGACCATCGCCATGCACGACCTGGAGAGCGTCAAGAAGGTGCTCGCACAGCTGAAGGAGCTCGGCGTGACCATCCTGATCGACGATTTCGGCACCGGCTATTCCTCGCTCAATATCCTGCACAGAATCCCCGCCGACATCGTGAAGATCGACCGATCCTTCATCAGCACCCTTGAGGAGGACGCGAACAGCCGCACCATGGTGCGCGCCCTCCTGGGCATGTGCCGCCAGCTGGGCAAGAAGTCCCTCGCCGAGGGCATCGAGACGCCGGGGCAGCTCCAGATGCTCCGGGACTACGGCTGTCACTACGGCCAGGGCTACTACTTCGCCAAACCCGCCCCGGCGGCAGAGCTGTTCACCCCCGAGCGGGTGCGGCAGGGATTCTGCCCCTGA
- a CDS encoding chemotaxis protein CheW: MEEQYVVFRIGSEYYGLGINDVWEIVRWQKTTSLPGAMPCVDGIINLRGNVISVVNLAQRLGMQEDESLGEEQRKLVVVNLGGRVFAVKVDEVDEILRVTEDEVSDTSLQEESISEEFIKGIYKGDEKLVVLLQLDNLFSEQEKAALTKLGGENSAAETAAAP, from the coding sequence ATGGAAGAACAGTATGTGGTCTTTCGGATCGGAAGTGAGTACTATGGTCTGGGGATCAACGATGTCTGGGAGATCGTCCGCTGGCAGAAGACCACCAGCCTCCCCGGAGCGATGCCCTGCGTAGACGGCATCATCAATCTGCGGGGCAATGTGATCTCCGTGGTGAACCTCGCCCAGCGTCTGGGGATGCAGGAGGACGAATCCCTCGGCGAGGAGCAGCGGAAGCTGGTGGTGGTCAACCTCGGCGGCCGCGTCTTCGCCGTCAAGGTGGACGAGGTGGACGAGATCCTGCGGGTCACCGAGGACGAGGTCAGCGACACCTCGCTGCAGGAGGAGAGCATCAGCGAGGAGTTCATCAAGGGCATCTACAAAGGAGACGAGAAGCTGGTGGTGCTGCTGCAGCTGGACAACCTCTTCTCGGAGCAGGAGAAGGCCGCCCTCACCAAGCTGGGGGGCGAAAACAGCGCCGCGGAGACAGCCGCGGCCCCGTAA
- a CDS encoding methyl-accepting chemotaxis protein: MAVATENKDFMAPLGKLRIGSMIIAAVAILIGLAAAFFVARSIATPIKLATTHAQTLATGDLTNDVPQGFLKRGDEVGDLTRAFDTLTRNLRELVTKLKDNAGRLGSAAENLASLAEEENASMEEIRSSISEVSSLAENNSAAVEESNAGVEEVSSGAQNAARSASEGAQAGNKTLEGAQASSRSVDETIGHIEEAGKKAKDAEGRIQELAGSVESISNFVGAITNIADQTNLLALNAAIEAARAGEQGRGFAVVAEEVRKLAEESGKAAGEISELIEGLQQNAKASRDVTGEAGKLMEQTIDASHRTKDQLKEMVEQVQQVVDSLNNIASVSQEQAASSEEMASSMDTLAQSTQQLSELAGGVNTSSDEVAQAAEGVANEAQTLTQAAEELGRMLERFTIDEQSRGLQPVASDKGQRRA, encoded by the coding sequence GTGGCCGTCGCCACGGAGAACAAGGACTTCATGGCCCCCCTGGGCAAGCTCCGCATCGGGAGCATGATCATCGCCGCCGTCGCCATTCTGATCGGCCTGGCCGCGGCCTTCTTCGTGGCCCGCAGCATCGCCACACCGATCAAGCTCGCCACCACACACGCACAGACCCTGGCCACCGGCGACCTGACCAACGATGTCCCCCAGGGCTTCCTCAAGCGGGGTGACGAGGTGGGCGACCTGACCCGGGCCTTCGACACACTGACCAGGAACCTCCGTGAGCTGGTGACCAAACTGAAGGACAACGCCGGCCGCCTGGGGAGCGCCGCCGAGAACCTGGCCTCCCTGGCGGAGGAGGAAAACGCCTCCATGGAGGAGATCCGCAGCTCCATCTCCGAGGTAAGCAGTCTGGCGGAGAACAACTCCGCCGCCGTGGAGGAGAGCAACGCCGGTGTGGAAGAGGTCAGCAGCGGCGCCCAGAACGCCGCCAGGTCGGCCTCCGAAGGCGCCCAGGCAGGCAACAAAACCCTGGAAGGGGCGCAGGCCTCCTCCCGGAGTGTGGACGAGACCATCGGACATATCGAAGAGGCGGGGAAGAAGGCCAAGGACGCCGAGGGGCGCATCCAGGAACTGGCCGGATCGGTGGAATCCATCAGCAACTTCGTGGGCGCCATCACCAACATCGCCGACCAGACCAACCTGCTGGCGCTGAACGCCGCCATCGAGGCCGCCCGGGCCGGCGAACAGGGACGGGGCTTCGCCGTGGTGGCCGAGGAGGTCCGCAAGCTCGCCGAGGAATCCGGCAAGGCCGCCGGCGAGATCTCCGAACTCATCGAGGGTCTCCAGCAGAACGCCAAGGCCTCCAGGGACGTCACCGGCGAGGCGGGGAAACTCATGGAACAGACCATCGACGCCTCCCACAGGACCAAGGACCAGCTCAAGGAGATGGTGGAACAGGTCCAGCAGGTGGTGGATTCCCTGAACAATATCGCCTCGGTCTCCCAGGAACAGGCCGCATCAAGTGAAGAGATGGCCAGCTCCATGGACACCCTGGCCCAGTCCACCCAGCAGCTCTCCGAGCTGGCCGGCGGTGTGAACACCTCCTCCGACGAGGTGGCCCAGGCCGCCGAGGGCGTCGCCAATGAGGCCCAGACCCTCACCCAGGCCGCCGAGGAGCTCGGCAGGATGCTGGAACGGTTCACGATCGACGAACAGAGCCGGGGGCTCCAGCCCGTCGCCTCAGACAAAGGGCAACGCCGTGCATAA
- a CDS encoding cache domain-containing protein yields MMLFVGILVVVLLAGSFYFLYGNSGEILQDTISKSALEKAEGGAKTVTEWLTGIRTQVEDLSLVPAVTSMEWQQQEPILARIAQRHDYILGIWASGTDGKYTYTAGVGEEAATGDISSRAYFKKAMRTGESVVSQTIIDQVTGKAIVCIGTPLRRDGEVVGFLCADVTLAGLQQLAREMHLFGFGYGWIIDNEQYTLAHPQDDLLGNRRVLDEGNQALREIARKMANGEEGVQRYRFQGDEKILAYAPVELTG; encoded by the coding sequence ATGATGTTGTTTGTCGGCATTCTGGTGGTGGTGTTGCTGGCGGGGAGCTTCTACTTCCTCTACGGCAATTCCGGGGAGATCCTGCAGGACACCATCTCCAAGAGTGCGCTGGAAAAGGCGGAAGGCGGGGCAAAGACCGTAACGGAGTGGCTGACGGGTATCCGGACACAGGTGGAGGATCTCTCATTGGTCCCCGCCGTGACAAGCATGGAGTGGCAACAGCAGGAGCCCATCCTCGCCCGGATCGCCCAGCGGCACGACTACATCCTGGGCATATGGGCCTCAGGTACGGACGGGAAGTACACCTACACCGCCGGGGTCGGCGAAGAGGCGGCCACCGGCGACATCTCCTCCCGGGCCTACTTCAAGAAGGCCATGCGGACCGGGGAGAGCGTGGTCTCCCAGACCATCATCGACCAGGTGACCGGCAAGGCCATCGTCTGCATCGGCACGCCGCTCCGACGGGACGGGGAGGTAGTGGGGTTCCTCTGCGCCGATGTGACGCTGGCCGGGCTCCAGCAGCTGGCCAGGGAGATGCACCTCTTCGGTTTCGGTTACGGCTGGATCATCGACAACGAGCAGTACACCCTCGCCCACCCGCAGGACGATCTGCTGGGCAACAGACGTGTTCTCGACGAGGGCAACCAGGCGCTGCGGGAAATCGCACGGAAAATGGCCAATGGGGAGGAGGGCGTGCAGCGCTACCGCTTCCAGGGCGATGAAAAGATCCTGGCCTACGCTCCGGTCGAGCTGACCGGCTGA
- a CDS encoding ribonucleoside reductase class II — protein sequence MECPIQDKGGVPMAFSDNALTILKKRYLREDETPEEMLRRTASAVASSEPEEQRAHWEERFYQLMERLEFLPNSPTLMNAGKPDGQLAACFVLPVDDSMESIFSTLKQTALIHKSGGGTGFNFSSLRPAGDLVSTTNGVASGPVSFMGMFDLSTDVVKQGGTRRGANMGILNCDHPDILDFIRAKTEEGRLRNFNISVGITDAFMEAARDNQPWDLVNPRTGVVAETVNARELFETLVHAAWATGDPGLIFLDRLEEGNPTPHVGTIDATNPCVTGDTFVLTDQGPKTVRECLGTQQRLIVNGTPCDTTEAGFFATGTKPVMRLRTREGYSLRATEDHPVQRVTETTRTNIRVEWAGAGELKPGDRVMLHNHRGLPPRWEGLYGDSEGYLLGLLTGDGTLKNDKALLSVWTEEAQAAGGECYPADVAGIMETAATGARQLPHRSDFAGWWRVEGRSGYRLSLSALKEIALSLGMTPGNKTITPYLETATSSAFAAGFLRGFFDADASVQGTRQKGISIRLAQSDLPRLEAVQRMLARFGVISTIYRDRRHAGTASLPDGRGGSADYTISAQHELEIAGDNIPVFAERIGFSDTVRERRLSDAMNAYRHTPNRERFTATVASVTPDGTEEVYDVQVPGANAFDANGLVVHNCGEQPLLPYEACNLGSVNLSLMVENGEILWDRLAETVDVSVRFLDDVIDVNRYPLDEIRNLALGNRKIGLGVMGWAEMLFKLRIPYNSTEATDLARELMAFFNTKAHEAGVRLAEERGPYPNCRGERRRNATVTTIAPTGTISLIAECSSGIEPVFALHHTRKAFGTDELTYVNGTLKEELDKQGVDDLAELPEAMQRVFVTAHDIEPEWHVRMQAAFQEHVDNAVSKTINLPHTATREDVEGAYLLSFRLRCKGITVYRDSCKSEQVLYTPKRNAPGEGEEGTARHPRQRPQLLTGKTIKMPTSFGNLYLTVNEIDGSPFELFATLGKSGKDTQAHTEALGRLISLSLRSGVAMQEIIDQLRGIGGSQPVWDEEGVILSLPDAIARGLERATGSVSHVPAADMCPSCGALLVREEGCVKCPSCGYSKC from the coding sequence ATGGAATGCCCTATACAAGATAAAGGAGGCGTCCCAATGGCTTTCTCGGACAACGCCCTGACCATACTCAAAAAACGCTACCTGCGGGAGGACGAGACACCGGAGGAGATGCTGCGGCGCACCGCTTCGGCCGTGGCGTCGTCGGAACCGGAGGAACAGCGCGCCCACTGGGAGGAGCGCTTCTATCAGCTTATGGAGCGGCTGGAGTTCCTCCCCAACTCCCCCACACTGATGAACGCCGGCAAGCCTGACGGCCAGCTGGCGGCCTGTTTCGTCCTGCCTGTGGACGACAGCATGGAATCCATCTTCTCCACGCTGAAACAGACGGCGCTGATCCACAAATCCGGCGGCGGCACGGGCTTCAACTTCTCATCCCTCCGCCCGGCAGGCGACCTGGTGAGCACCACCAACGGCGTGGCCTCGGGGCCGGTCTCCTTCATGGGCATGTTCGACCTCTCCACGGATGTGGTGAAACAGGGCGGCACCCGCCGGGGCGCCAACATGGGCATCCTCAACTGCGACCACCCGGACATCCTGGACTTCATCCGGGCCAAGACAGAGGAGGGCCGCCTGCGCAACTTCAACATCTCCGTAGGGATCACCGACGCCTTCATGGAGGCCGCCCGGGACAACCAGCCCTGGGATCTGGTCAACCCGCGCACCGGCGTGGTCGCCGAAACCGTGAACGCCCGGGAGCTCTTCGAGACCCTGGTCCACGCCGCCTGGGCCACCGGCGACCCCGGCCTCATCTTTCTGGACCGCCTGGAGGAGGGCAACCCCACACCACATGTGGGCACCATCGACGCCACCAACCCCTGCGTCACGGGGGATACCTTCGTGCTGACCGACCAGGGGCCGAAGACCGTCAGAGAGTGCCTGGGAACACAGCAGAGGCTCATTGTCAACGGGACGCCCTGCGACACCACGGAGGCAGGCTTTTTCGCCACCGGCACCAAGCCGGTGATGCGTCTCCGCACCAGGGAGGGCTACAGCCTGCGCGCCACGGAGGACCACCCGGTCCAGCGGGTAACCGAAACAACACGCACCAACATCCGGGTGGAGTGGGCCGGCGCAGGTGAGCTGAAGCCCGGAGACAGGGTGATGCTCCACAACCACCGCGGGCTCCCACCACGCTGGGAGGGCCTCTACGGTGACAGCGAGGGCTATCTTCTGGGTCTGCTCACCGGCGACGGCACGCTGAAAAACGACAAGGCGCTGCTCTCGGTATGGACGGAAGAGGCGCAGGCGGCAGGCGGCGAATGCTATCCCGCCGATGTGGCAGGTATCATGGAAACGGCGGCGACAGGGGCCCGGCAACTCCCCCACAGGAGCGACTTCGCCGGGTGGTGGAGGGTGGAGGGACGAAGCGGATACCGCCTCTCCCTCTCGGCACTGAAAGAGATCGCCCTCTCCCTTGGGATGACACCGGGGAACAAGACCATCACCCCGTACCTGGAAACGGCCACATCTTCGGCGTTTGCCGCAGGCTTCCTGCGGGGTTTTTTCGACGCCGACGCATCGGTGCAGGGCACCCGGCAGAAGGGGATCTCCATCCGGCTCGCCCAGAGTGACCTGCCGCGGCTTGAAGCCGTGCAGCGGATGCTCGCCCGCTTCGGTGTCATCAGCACCATCTACAGAGACAGGCGCCACGCCGGCACGGCCAGCCTGCCCGACGGCAGGGGAGGCTCCGCCGACTACACGATCAGCGCACAGCACGAACTGGAGATTGCAGGCGACAACATCCCTGTCTTCGCGGAGCGGATCGGCTTCAGCGACACCGTCAGGGAACGGCGGCTTTCCGACGCCATGAACGCCTACCGCCATACGCCCAACCGCGAGCGCTTCACCGCCACCGTTGCATCGGTCACCCCCGACGGCACCGAGGAGGTCTACGACGTCCAGGTGCCCGGGGCGAACGCCTTTGACGCCAACGGCCTGGTGGTGCACAACTGCGGCGAACAACCGCTGCTGCCCTATGAGGCCTGCAACCTGGGCTCCGTCAACCTTTCGCTGATGGTGGAAAATGGGGAGATCCTCTGGGACAGGCTGGCGGAGACCGTGGATGTCTCGGTGCGCTTCCTGGACGACGTGATCGACGTCAACCGCTATCCTCTGGACGAGATCCGCAATCTGGCCCTGGGCAACCGCAAGATCGGTCTGGGTGTCATGGGCTGGGCGGAGATGCTCTTCAAGCTGCGCATCCCCTACAACTCCACGGAGGCCACCGATCTGGCCCGGGAGCTGATGGCCTTTTTCAACACCAAAGCCCACGAAGCCGGCGTCCGCCTTGCCGAGGAGCGCGGCCCCTACCCGAACTGCCGGGGGGAACGGCGGCGCAACGCCACGGTCACCACCATCGCCCCCACCGGGACCATCTCGCTCATCGCCGAGTGTTCCTCGGGCATCGAACCGGTCTTCGCCCTGCACCACACCCGCAAGGCCTTCGGCACCGACGAGCTCACCTACGTGAACGGCACCCTCAAAGAGGAGCTGGACAAACAGGGCGTGGACGACCTGGCGGAGCTGCCTGAAGCGATGCAGCGGGTCTTCGTGACGGCCCACGATATCGAACCGGAGTGGCATGTGCGCATGCAGGCCGCCTTCCAGGAGCATGTGGACAACGCCGTCTCCAAGACCATCAATCTCCCCCATACAGCCACCCGGGAGGATGTGGAGGGCGCCTACCTGCTCTCCTTCCGGCTCCGCTGCAAGGGCATCACCGTCTACCGCGACAGCTGCAAGAGCGAGCAGGTGCTCTACACCCCGAAGAGGAACGCCCCCGGGGAAGGGGAAGAAGGAACGGCGCGGCACCCCCGGCAGCGACCGCAGCTGCTCACGGGAAAGACCATCAAGATGCCCACCTCCTTCGGCAACCTCTACCTGACGGTCAACGAGATCGACGGCTCGCCCTTCGAGCTCTTCGCCACACTGGGAAAGAGCGGCAAGGACACCCAGGCCCACACGGAGGCGCTGGGCCGGCTGATCTCCCTCTCCCTCCGGAGCGGCGTGGCCATGCAGGAGATCATCGACCAGCTGCGGGGCATCGGCGGCAGCCAGCCCGTCTGGGACGAGGAGGGCGTGATCCTCTCGCTGCCCGACGCCATCGCCAGAGGGCTGGAACGGGCCACCGGCTCGGTCTCCCATGTGCCGGCGGCGGACATGTGCCCCTCCTGCGGCGCACTGCTGGTACGCGAGGAAGGCTGCGTGAAGTGCCCCAGCTGCGGCTATTCCAAGTGCTGA